The sequence below is a genomic window from Nostoc flagelliforme CCNUN1.
GGCGGGCTACGCCTACGCAGATGCTGGAGTACGTCAGTCCCGAAATCGCCTTTTTTTTATCGAACAAACTACAGGCACAAATAAAGGACGACCCAGACAAATCACGCATTTGTGTAGGGGAGTTGCCGATCACAGAAAAGCAAGCGCAAAAATTGGGACTGGAGCCAAGAAGTCACCTAAGTCCAGTATTAGAGAAATGTAGCTTAAGGCTGTGTGCCAATGAGTCTTACCAAAATGCCGAGTTGGAACTAGAAGCATTAACGGGGGTGAAAATGGGACATAGCACATTACACCGACTGGTGAGCAGACAGGATCTGCCTGTACCATCCGCTTTGCAAGCGATTTCCGAAGTGAGTTTGGACGGGGGTAAGGTACGGTTACGAACGCCAAAAGGACTTGAATGTGAGTGGCGCGATTATATGTAGCGAACTGCAAACATAAACGCTTTAAACCGCAAACAAGGCGATTTTGAAACCACATTCTCTGCAAATAAGGGTGGTCTCAAAACCACAATAATTGCAAATGAAACTGCAAACATAATTTTCAAACTGCAAACAAGGGTTTTCAAACCACATTAACTGCAAATAAGCCGTAACCCTTTCTGTGTCTGGAATACAGGAAATATGGCTCTCAATGTGTCCAGATTATACGAACTTTTATGCTGGACATATATGTCTATTTATTTAGATATAAACTGAACACAAATAAAACAGAAAAACTCTATATGGAGTATTTCTTGAATTAATTTAATTTCCCTCTGACGCATACAAGGGAATTCCAATTTTTAACATCTGGTCTCTCAAATCTTGGGTTCGACCAGGAGGCAACTGAGCGTGTAAAAAAGAATTTACCTCGCTTACTCGTATATTTAATAACTCAGCTAGTACTGTCTTCGTGTAACCATGCCGTATTAAGCGAGGTTCTAAATCGTTAAGTCCCACAGTCAAGACAGCTTCAGCCATACCAAGAGTGACAGGCTTCGTTGCTGCTTGATAAGCGTCTTCAAAAGCCCTCTGCAAATAATGTTCGATTTGCAATGGAGTCGTCAATCGTTCTGCCAAAAATGCAATTGCCTCATTGGTAATCAAATCTTCAGGCAGATAATCATCGTGAATACACTCGCTCAACAGCCATTTTATATACTCAACTTGATGTCCTCTAATACCTTCTAAACTAAAAATATTGGTTCTAGCACCAATCTCTTCCAAAGATGGTCGACGCAAATCATTTTTCAATTTGGGATGTCCCAGCAGCACTACAGATAAAGTGCAACCATTCTGGCGTACCAATTCAATTAAACGCTTAATTTTGACTAACGTACCGTGATGAATGTCATGAGCTTCATCCACAAAAAGCACTACAGGCTTACGGCATTTTTGAATTAAAGCTAAGAATTTTCGTTCTCTGAGTTCTGGTTGGGTCGGTGGTTTAGCGTCCTTTTCTGTACTTAAATCGCAAAACAAAGCACTCATCAAAACCCCGACACTGACCTTATCTTTGTCAATTGCAAGGCAACGAGAAATAATAATGTCTTTTTCGGAGGACAATTCTAATTGCAGTCGTTGTAAAGTCGTTGTTTTACCACAACCAACAACACCTGTTAGAGCAATCAAACGACCTTGCCTAATTTGGGGTTTGAGTTCTTTGAATAGATTTGTCTGTTCTTGGGTCTCAAAATAGCCCACATGATCTAAGGTACGTTTAAGTCCAAAATAAGTCATGACATCACTCAACATGGCTCGTACCTGATAATGGGTTAAAGAAATCTCGAATTTGTTTCATTACCTCCTGCTTATTGAGAGTAGACACCAGAACCGCATTAATATAAGCCATTTGTTCAGGGGTGAGTTTGGCTAATGGGCGTGCCAAATAATCGGCGATCGCTAATTTGGCTGCAATCACCGTGCTGAATGTCAGTTCTTGAAATGGATTGGGGTCTACAAAAGGCTGCACCTTTAGTTGGGTTGTACTACTCCCGAATTCAGGCGGGTTGCCTTTACCAATCACAGAGTTCGGTAAAGACAACTGTTTAGCCAAAGATTCAATTCGGTCAGCCCGTTTCTGTGTTCGTGTTTTCTTAAAACTACGGTAGCGATGTAGGGGTCATGACGAAATACATGTAAAAACGGACACGTTGTAAAGAATAATTACAGAAAGCACTTTCTCAATTTACTAACTTGCCCAAAAATGATAAAAAAGCTTTTTAGATTTTTGACAGTAGAATCGACTTTTTACCCTTGCGACTTCATCAAACTTGCCCATAAATGATTGTTTTAGGGAATGTTTTGCTCTCTTGACAATACTGAAGTTGGATGTTTCAACATCGAATAATCAAGGGTTTTGAGACTCTGAGTTACAAAAGTTTACAACGTGGGTCTTTTTACACGTATTTCGTCATACCCCCCTGTGAGGGGTAAGTAAAGACTGCAAAGAAAACTATTTATTTCGCGCTTCGTAGCTGTTGGGTTAAGAGCCTTAAATTGCTGGAGTTTCAAAGCATTATCAGTGAAAGAACAGCGCCCCCAATCGTTGGGATTTTTGTAGTCAAGTGTCATTTGTTAGAATCCTTTTGTACTTTTCGTTTTGCGGCGAGAGATACATACTCATTGGGGCGATCGCTGTGCTTGGCGGCTCGTGCGATCGCTTCATCATCAGTTCTCACAAAACTCATTTAAT
It includes:
- a CDS encoding ExeA family protein, encoding MLSDVMTYFGLKRTLDHVGYFETQEQTNLFKELKPQIRQGRLIALTGVVGCGKTTTLQRLQLELSSEKDIIISRCLAIDKDKVSVGVLMSALFCDLSTEKDAKPPTQPELRERKFLALIQKCRKPVVLFVDEAHDIHHGTLVKIKRLIELVRQNGCTLSVVLLGHPKLKNDLRRPSLEEIGARTNIFSLEGIRGHQVEYIKWLLSECIHDDYLPEDLITNEAIAFLAERLTTPLQIEHYLQRAFEDAYQAATKPVTLGMAEAVLTVGLNDLEPRLIRHGYTKTVLAELLNIRVSEVNSFLHAQLPPGRTQDLRDQMLKIGIPLYASEGN